In one Kluyveromyces marxianus DMKU3-1042 DNA, complete genome, chromosome 4 genomic region, the following are encoded:
- the PDS1 gene encoding securin, protein MGNEGKENEISVQEYDNTSGLRTPLNQVKRSDSMIRGNRRPLASKDNNRTQSMLSVKNNAVGSHVDHTLKRPASNLVKNMPENKLKKYGSVLGMNSFMPRTKSLVLKDTELNERSEEEEEEENDEEDLPLFSTGNKTGLGLGFGSGLKALIKEKEDELQIEYAPKRQEELPHVPNGYEPFDQESIEKLKNHKSPFQVDPLHFDKDEYNNDNDLGTEPQLLSIESPKDDIISPYKHSGDYHNQHSSTTMELASDNESITIDLGEEYKGNGLNISELNSLLD, encoded by the coding sequence ATGGGTAACgaaggaaaggaaaatgaaatctCCGTCCAGGAGTACGATAATACATCAGGGCTTAGGACACCTTTAAACCAAGTCAAACGCAGTGATTCTATGATTCGTGGGAATAGGAGACCATTGGCAAGTAAGGATAATAATAGAACTCAATCCATGCTGAGTGTGAAAAACAACGCAGTGGGTAGTCATGTAGATCATACGCTAAAAAGGCCAGCCAGCAATCTGGTCAAAAATATGCCAGAGAATAAGCTGAAGAAATATGGAAGCGTGTTAGGGATGAATAGCTTTATGCCCAGAACCAAGTCTTTGGTTCTGAAGGATACAGAACTGAATGAGAGAagcgaagaagaagaagaagaagaaaacgacGAAGAAGATCTACCATTGTTTTCTACGGGAAACAAAACTGGATTGGGATTAGGATTTGGCAGTGGGCTCAAAGCTCtcataaaagaaaaagaggacGAACTACAGATTGAATATGCACCTAAAAGACAGGAAGAGCTACCGCACGTACCCAATGGGTATGAACCTTTTGACCAGGAGTCAATAGAAAAACTCAAGAATCACAAATCTCCATTCCAGGTGGATCCATTACACTTTGACAAAGATGAATACAATAATGATAACGATTTAGGCACTGAACCACAACTTCTAAGTATAGAATCACCCAAAGATGACATAATATCCCCATACAAGCATAGCGGTGATTATCATAATCAACATAGTAGTACTACGATGGAACTGGCGTCCGATAACGAGAGTATCACTATAGATCTCGGCGAAGAGTACAAGGGAAACGGATTGAATATAAGTGAGCTAAACTCTCTATTAGATTAG
- the XDJ1 gene encoding Xdj1p: MVQSLYEVLEIETGASEVEIRKAYRKLALKYHPDKIVDEDEREESEAKFKEITAAYEILSDPELREKYDTYGDAGFGAGGPEEDYEFDDFMNFFQQYQRQQGQGQGYGAGFGGGSFGQPEAESMRTPDSRINYKMTTKQLYMGKTVTFQLKRKCLCAHCGGTGLRKKHFQKPEIYCTSCNAQGFKERITRLAGGYMVKERVVCDTCKGKGKYRKKSSSDGCKHCAGKGLVVEEKPQTVYISRGSRHGDEFRLPQMADMEYGKETGDVVVVIEEDSSGSHQLERKGNDLHCTLNISLVDALTGFSTTVCETFDNRRLHLTIPPGKVVRPGNYFKFEGEGWPISNGASFGDMYVKINIEFPKDNWFNEKSEITALRNILPGLKSKESKQPDPLNTEEVFKYSILQSHDELPDYLAQEREKFNKQQQEEQRQSAFDNDYTQMPSECATQ, translated from the coding sequence ATGGTTCAAAGCCTTTATGAAGTTTTGGAGATAGAGACGGGTGCTAGCGAGGTGGAGATCCGGAAGGCGTACAGGAAACTGGCATTGAAATATCATCCAGACAAAATTGTGGATGAAGACGAGAGAGAGGAGAGTGAGGCCAAGTTCAAGGAAATTACGGCAGCATATGAGATTCTCAGCGATCCTGAATTGAGGGAGAAGTATGATACGTATGGAGATGCGGGATTCGGGGCCGGTGGTCCAGAAGAGGATTATGAATTCGATGACTTTATGAATTTCTTTCAGCAGTACCAGAGGCAACAGGGCCAAGGCCAGGGCTATGGTGCGGGCTTTGGAGGCGGTAGTTTTGGACAGCCAGAGGCTGAGAGTATGAGGACGCCTGACTCGAGGATCAATTACAAGATGACGACGAAACAGCTCTATATGGGGAAGACGGTGACGTTCcagttgaaaagaaagtgtCTTTGTGCGCACTGCGGTGGCACAGGGTTGCGCAAGAAGCATTTCCAAAAGCCCGAGATATATTGTACGTCGTGTAATGCACAAGGGTTCAAGGAGCGTATCACTCGTCTTGCTGGTGGATACATGGTGAAGGAACGTGTTGTATGCGATACATGTAAAGGTAAGGGAAAATACAGAAAGAAGTCATCTTCGGATGGATGTAAGCATTGTGCCGGAAAGGGTCTTGTAGTTGAAGAGAAACCCCAGACGGTTTATATTTCGAGGGGATCGCGCCACGGAGATGAGTTCAGGCTGCCCCAGATGGCTGATATGGAGTACGGGAAGGAAACTGGTGACGTTGTGGTTGTAATAGAGGAAGATTCGTCGGGTTCCCATCAGTTGGAAAGAAAGGGCAACGACTTACATTGTACTTTGAACATATCACTAGTAGATGCTTTGACTGGCTTTTCTACTACTGTGTGTGAGACCTTTGATAATAGAAGATTACATTTGACCATACCACCGGGGAAAGTTGTGAGACCCGGAAATTACTTTAAGTTTGAAGGCGAAGGCTGGCCTATTTCGAACGGCGCTAGCTTTGGCGACATGTACGTGAAAATAAACATCGAGTTCCCCAAGGACAACTGGTTCAACGAAAAATCAGAAATAACTGCTTTGAGAAACATTTTGCCTGGGCTAAAGTCAAAAGAATCTAAGCAGCCTGATCCCTTAAACACAGAAGAGGTTTTCAAATACTCGATTTTGCAGTCTCATGATGAATTACCTGATTACCTAGcacaagaaagagaaaaattcaacaaacAGCAGCAAGAAGAGCAACGCCAGAGTGCATTTGATAATGATTACACACAGATGCCTTCGGAATGTGCTACGCAATGA